The following coding sequences are from one Candidatus Nitrohelix vancouverensis window:
- a CDS encoding ammonium transporter, whose product MLTGKHNYKLILLTLFSIVALAEPVHAEEVAKINYADTAWIMVSSALVMLMLPGLALFYGGMVRRKNVLSTLMHSFVPLGVVTIQWVVIGYSLAFGADIGSFVGGLDKMFLAGITMNTLSGTIPELLFCMFQLMFAIITAALISGGIAERVDFKAYVVFIAVWTTLVYDPICHWVWGGGWLGELGALDFAGGTVVHISSGVAALAAAMVLKKRKGFPGRLMIPHSLPLTLLGAGLLWFGWFGFNAGSALAANETAVLAFTNTQIATGAGLLGWLAAEYYKVGKASALGAASGIVAGLVAITPAAGFVEPLWAIVIGFAAGVICYAAVIMKIKMGYDDSLDAFGIHAVGGAWGALATGLFVTVGGTGLLAGDVKQVMIQIVGIAAAAAYSFIVTYGLVVLLEKTMGFRVDDENEEIGLDNTQHGETAYNLV is encoded by the coding sequence ATGCTAACCGGGAAGCACAATTACAAACTAATTTTACTGACCCTCTTCTCTATTGTGGCGCTTGCGGAACCTGTCCACGCCGAAGAAGTCGCGAAGATCAATTATGCCGATACGGCCTGGATCATGGTCTCCTCAGCTTTGGTGATGCTCATGCTTCCTGGCCTGGCCTTGTTTTACGGCGGCATGGTCCGCCGGAAAAACGTATTGAGCACCCTCATGCACAGCTTTGTTCCTCTCGGCGTTGTCACCATTCAATGGGTGGTGATCGGCTATTCCCTCGCCTTTGGGGCCGACATCGGCAGTTTTGTCGGCGGGCTGGACAAGATGTTTCTGGCTGGGATCACTATGAATACGCTCAGCGGAACGATCCCCGAATTATTGTTCTGCATGTTCCAACTGATGTTTGCCATCATCACCGCCGCCCTGATCAGCGGCGGCATCGCCGAGCGGGTCGATTTTAAGGCCTATGTCGTCTTCATCGCGGTTTGGACCACGCTGGTCTACGATCCTATTTGCCACTGGGTCTGGGGCGGCGGCTGGTTGGGCGAACTGGGCGCGCTGGATTTTGCAGGCGGCACCGTCGTCCACATATCATCCGGCGTAGCGGCTCTGGCGGCGGCGATGGTTCTGAAAAAACGCAAAGGCTTTCCCGGGCGTCTGATGATTCCTCACAGCCTCCCCTTAACCTTGCTGGGCGCGGGACTGCTCTGGTTCGGCTGGTTTGGCTTCAACGCAGGCAGCGCCCTGGCCGCTAACGAAACCGCCGTGCTCGCCTTCACCAACACGCAAATCGCGACGGGAGCGGGTCTGCTGGGCTGGCTCGCCGCTGAATATTACAAAGTGGGAAAGGCCAGCGCATTGGGAGCCGCTTCGGGGATCGTCGCGGGTCTGGTCGCCATCACCCCCGCCGCAGGCTTTGTGGAACCGCTGTGGGCCATCGTGATCGGATTCGCCGCAGGCGTTATCTGTTACGCCGCCGTGATCATGAAAATTAAAATGGGTTACGACGACTCGCTCGACGCCTTTGGCATTCACGCCGTTGGCGGCGCCTGGGGCGCTCTCGCAACGGGATTATTCGTCACCGTGGGCGGAACCGGACTGCTTGCGGGCGATGTCAAGCAAGTCATGATTCAGATTGTAGGGATCGCCGCCGCCGCGGCCTATTCTTTCATCGTCACCTACGGCCTGGTGGTTCTTCTGGAGAAAACCATGGGCTTCCGCGTTGACGACGAGAACGAAGAAATCGGCCTCGACAACACGCAACATGGAGAAACGGCATACAATCTGGTTTGA